In one Pseudomonas sp. 31-12 genomic region, the following are encoded:
- a CDS encoding FadR/GntR family transcriptional regulator: MQEDLDAPARKRTHNLAHDLVAKLSQSILLGQMLPGDKLPSENTIVQEHGVSRTVVREAISKLQASGLVETRHGIGTFVLERAPEQGLRLNVDTALGVRSILELRMGLETQAAALAASRRTEQQLMQMREALDDYQSLLANNDSCVEADKRFHLLIAEATGNVCFTEIMQHLGSAMIPRTRVNAAERGAADLSKLGQLANLEHEAILNAIKRQDPDAARAAMWLHLTNSRDRFSAGV; this comes from the coding sequence ATGCAAGAAGACCTCGACGCGCCCGCGCGCAAGCGCACCCACAACCTCGCTCATGACCTGGTGGCCAAGCTGAGCCAGAGCATCTTGCTCGGGCAGATGTTGCCGGGAGACAAGCTGCCGTCGGAGAACACGATTGTTCAGGAGCACGGGGTCAGTCGCACGGTGGTGCGTGAGGCGATCTCGAAGTTGCAGGCATCAGGCCTGGTGGAAACCCGTCACGGCATCGGCACCTTTGTGCTGGAGCGCGCACCGGAGCAGGGGCTGCGATTGAATGTCGATACCGCGCTGGGGGTACGCAGCATTCTGGAGTTGCGCATGGGCCTGGAAACCCAGGCCGCCGCACTGGCGGCTAGCCGTCGCACCGAGCAGCAGTTGATGCAGATGCGCGAAGCGCTCGATGACTATCAAAGTTTGCTCGCCAACAACGACAGCTGCGTCGAGGCCGACAAGCGCTTCCACCTGCTGATCGCCGAAGCCACCGGCAACGTGTGCTTCACCGAAATCATGCAGCATCTGGGCAGCGCCATGATTCCGCGGACCCGGGTCAACGCCGCCGAGCGTGGCGCCGCGGATCTGAGCAAGCTCGGGCAACTGGCCAACCTCGAGCACGAGGCGATTCTCAACGCGATCAAACGGCAAGACCCGGACGCCGCGCGCGCCGCCATGTGGCTGCACCTGACCAACAGCCGCGACCGGTTTTCGGCCGGTGTCTGA
- the yegQ gene encoding tRNA 5-hydroxyuridine modification protein YegQ: MTLLAPELLAPAGTLKNMRYAFAYGADAVYAGQPRYSLRVRNNEFDHANLALGIKEAQAQGKRFYVVVNIAPHNAKLKTFLNDLAPVIAMAPDALIMSDPGLIMLVRRHFPQMPIHLSVQANTVNWASVEFWQQQGLSRIILSRELSLEEIAEIRQHVPAMELEVFVHGALCMAYSGRCLLSGYMNKRDANQGSCTNACRWKYSATQAMENQLGEIVQQFRPEPTLGIGAPTDQVFLLQEANRPDELMPAFEDEHGTYIMNAKDLRAVQHVARLTQMGVHSLKIEGRTKSHFYCARTTQVYRRAIDDAVAGREFDRGLMTDLESLAQRGYTEGFLRRHVHDEYQNYQHGSSVSERQQFVGELTGERRDRFAQVKVKNRFGLGDHMELMTPQGNFHFDLHQMQNGKGEAIEVAPGDGHTVYVPIPDAVDLRFGLLMRDVRA; the protein is encoded by the coding sequence ATGACGCTCCTTGCTCCCGAACTGCTCGCTCCCGCCGGCACCTTGAAAAACATGCGATACGCCTTCGCCTACGGTGCCGATGCGGTCTACGCCGGCCAGCCGCGTTACAGCCTGCGGGTGCGCAACAACGAATTTGACCACGCCAATCTCGCGCTCGGCATCAAAGAGGCACAGGCCCAAGGCAAGCGCTTCTATGTGGTGGTGAACATTGCGCCGCACAACGCCAAGCTCAAGACCTTCCTCAATGACCTGGCCCCCGTGATTGCCATGGCCCCGGACGCGTTGATCATGTCCGACCCGGGCCTGATCATGCTGGTGCGCCGGCACTTCCCGCAGATGCCGATCCACCTGTCGGTGCAGGCCAACACGGTGAACTGGGCCAGCGTCGAGTTCTGGCAGCAACAGGGCTTGAGCCGGATCATCCTGTCGCGGGAACTGTCGCTGGAAGAAATCGCCGAGATCCGCCAGCACGTCCCGGCGATGGAGCTTGAGGTGTTTGTCCATGGCGCGCTGTGCATGGCCTATTCCGGCCGCTGCCTGTTATCGGGTTACATGAACAAGCGCGACGCCAATCAGGGCAGTTGCACCAACGCCTGTCGCTGGAAGTATTCGGCGACGCAAGCCATGGAAAATCAGCTCGGTGAAATCGTCCAGCAGTTCCGGCCTGAACCGACCCTGGGCATCGGAGCGCCGACCGATCAGGTGTTCCTGTTGCAGGAAGCCAATCGCCCGGATGAACTGATGCCGGCCTTCGAAGACGAGCACGGCACTTACATCATGAACGCCAAGGACCTGCGCGCCGTGCAGCATGTCGCACGCCTGACGCAGATGGGCGTGCACTCGCTGAAAATCGAAGGCCGGACCAAATCGCACTTCTATTGCGCGCGCACCACGCAGGTCTATCGCCGCGCGATTGATGATGCCGTGGCCGGTCGCGAATTTGATCGCGGCTTGATGACGGATCTGGAGTCCCTGGCCCAGCGCGGCTACACGGAAGGTTTCCTGCGCCGACATGTGCATGACGAATACCAGAACTATCAGCACGGCAGCTCGGTTTCAGAGCGCCAGCAGTTTGTTGGAGAGTTGACCGGTGAGCGTCGTGATCGCTTTGCGCAAGTGAAGGTGAAGAACCGCTTTGGCCTGGGCGATCACATGGAACTGATGACGCCCCAGGGTAACTTCCACTTCGATCTGCATCAGATGCAGAACGGCAAAGGTGAAGCGATCGAAGTGGCGCCGGGGGATGGACATACGGTGTATGTGCCGATTCCGGATGCGGTGGATTTGCGGTTCGGGTTGTTGATGCGGGATGTCAGGGCGTAG
- a CDS encoding LysR substrate-binding domain-containing protein, whose amino-acid sequence MELAQIRMFKTVAEVGSIARAAELLHCVPSNITARIKALEAELGVALFLREGRGLRISPAGQTFLSYASKILALTVEAKRAVDPSAEPSGPLRIGAIESSATGRLPRLLAKFHKRYPGVALELTTGPWSQLLDETLNHRLDGAIVAVDVERSQLKRTPMYREELLLIASTSLGPVRDISDLQDKTVFMWPQGCPYRAALEHWLLRQGHALPIVSLASYGAIVGCVSAGAGVALVPKGVFDQYAKGAGCAGFEFPELTAIDNLFYWHENAGVHPAREAFVAMLREEFV is encoded by the coding sequence ATGGAGCTGGCGCAGATTCGCATGTTCAAGACCGTTGCCGAGGTCGGCAGCATCGCCCGGGCGGCGGAGCTGTTGCATTGCGTGCCGTCGAACATCACGGCACGCATCAAGGCGCTGGAAGCGGAGTTGGGGGTGGCGTTGTTTCTGCGCGAGGGTCGAGGTTTGCGCATCAGCCCGGCGGGGCAGACGTTTCTGTCTTACGCCTCGAAGATTCTGGCGCTGACCGTTGAAGCCAAACGCGCCGTTGACCCTTCGGCCGAACCTTCCGGCCCGCTGCGTATCGGTGCCATCGAGTCCTCGGCCACCGGTCGTCTGCCGCGCCTGCTGGCCAAGTTTCACAAGCGTTATCCCGGCGTCGCGTTGGAACTGACCACCGGCCCCTGGAGCCAACTGCTCGATGAGACCCTCAATCATCGGCTCGACGGTGCAATCGTGGCGGTGGATGTCGAGCGCTCGCAACTCAAACGCACGCCCATGTACCGCGAAGAGCTGCTGCTGATTGCCTCGACATCCCTGGGGCCGGTACGCGATATCTCGGATTTGCAGGACAAGACCGTGTTCATGTGGCCCCAAGGCTGTCCTTACCGGGCGGCGCTGGAGCACTGGTTGCTGCGCCAAGGTCATGCGCTGCCGATTGTCAGCCTGGCCAGTTACGGCGCGATTGTCGGGTGTGTCAGCGCCGGGGCCGGTGTCGCGCTGGTGCCCAAAGGCGTGTTCGATCAGTACGCCAAAGGGGCGGGGTGCGCGGGGTTTGAGTTCCCTGAGCTGACGGCCATCGACAACCTGTTTTACTGGCATGAAAACGCCGGGGTTCACCCGGCGCGGGAAGCGTTTGTGGCGATGTTGCGTGAGGAGTTCGTTTGA
- a CDS encoding AI-2E family transporter: MNEQTVHNKSLVILLGVVTAAFIWILLPFYGAVFWAVILGILFAPLQRRIQLKFSWPRNLTSLLTLSICLVIAILPVIILSILLVQEGAALYKSIESGELDIAGYVTHFKHSLPPYFQHLLDRAGLGELDGLREKIIKSAVTGNEFVATQVFSFGQGTFDFVVGFFIMLYLLFFFLRDGAELARKVRSAVPLQEHQKRRLQLKFNRVVRATVKGNLLVAITQGALGGLIFWFLDIPSALLWAVLMAFLSLLPAVGAGIVWAPVAAFFLFTGAIWQGVVLGLFGVFVIGLVDNVLRPILVGKDTKMPDYLILISTLGGLAIFGLNGFVIGPLIAALFMSSWAIFIETKPRVQLP, translated from the coding sequence ATGAACGAACAGACGGTACACAACAAATCGCTGGTGATCTTGCTCGGGGTGGTCACCGCCGCCTTTATCTGGATTTTGCTGCCGTTCTACGGCGCGGTGTTCTGGGCGGTGATCCTCGGGATTCTGTTCGCGCCGCTGCAACGCCGGATACAACTGAAGTTCAGCTGGCCGCGCAACCTGACGTCGTTGCTCACCCTGAGCATCTGCCTGGTAATCGCGATCCTGCCGGTGATTATCCTCAGCATCTTGCTGGTTCAGGAAGGGGCTGCGCTGTACAAGAGCATCGAAAGCGGCGAGCTGGACATCGCGGGGTATGTGACGCATTTCAAACACAGCCTGCCGCCGTACTTCCAGCATTTGCTGGATCGGGCCGGGCTCGGCGAGCTGGACGGGCTGCGGGAGAAAATCATCAAGAGTGCGGTGACGGGCAATGAGTTTGTCGCCACGCAAGTCTTCAGTTTCGGTCAGGGCACGTTCGATTTTGTGGTGGGTTTTTTCATCATGCTCTACCTGCTGTTCTTCTTCCTGCGAGACGGTGCGGAACTGGCGCGTAAAGTTCGCTCCGCCGTCCCGTTGCAGGAGCACCAGAAACGCCGTTTGCAGCTGAAGTTCAACCGTGTGGTGCGGGCGACCGTAAAGGGCAACCTGCTGGTGGCGATTACTCAGGGCGCATTGGGCGGTTTGATTTTCTGGTTTCTGGACATCCCGAGCGCGTTGCTCTGGGCGGTATTGATGGCGTTTCTATCGCTGTTGCCAGCCGTGGGGGCGGGGATTGTGTGGGCGCCGGTGGCGGCGTTCTTCCTGTTCACCGGGGCGATCTGGCAGGGCGTGGTGCTGGGGTTGTTCGGGGTTTTCGTGATCGGCCTGGTGGATAACGTGCTGCGACCGATCCTGGTGGGCAAGGACACGAAGATGCCGGACTATCTGATCCTCATCTCGACCCTGGGCGGCCTGGCGATTTTCGGCCTGAACGGCTTTGTCATCGGGCCGCTGATTGCAGCGCTGTTCATGTCGAGCTGGGCGATCTTCATCGAAACCAAACCAAGGGTGCAGCTGCCTTAA
- a CDS encoding DMT family transporter, whose protein sequence is MKPSTHTLKILLAMAFIVACWGYSPTGIHIGLQAYDPGHLALLRFLIASVFMAVVAAFKGISLPRLGDLPLLLVLGFFAVSLHHVALNIGQQSVSAGASSVLAQSTPLFSTLLARFVFKDRVSAWRWACVLLGLIGVVIVVAGDRGLGSLDAHGLLILLAAVSWSFYFALQKHHSGRYDGLTLVCYTVWSGTALLLIYLPGLAGKVVSAPMPVQMAVIALGVFPSALAYLAWAFVLAHIDLSRATMTLYLIPPTAMVIAAFALGEQPTLMVGVGAVVVLISVLALNLERRPTVIATSLPGHR, encoded by the coding sequence ATGAAGCCCTCCACACACACGCTCAAAATTCTCCTGGCCATGGCGTTTATCGTCGCCTGCTGGGGTTACTCACCAACCGGCATTCACATTGGTTTGCAGGCCTATGACCCCGGCCACCTGGCGCTGCTGCGCTTTCTGATTGCGTCGGTATTCATGGCTGTCGTCGCCGCGTTCAAAGGCATCAGCCTGCCGAGGCTTGGCGATTTGCCGCTGCTGCTCGTCCTGGGTTTCTTTGCCGTGAGCCTGCACCACGTCGCCCTGAATATCGGCCAGCAAAGTGTCAGCGCCGGCGCCTCCAGTGTGTTGGCGCAATCGACACCGCTGTTCAGCACCTTGCTGGCGCGCTTCGTGTTCAAGGACCGGGTCAGCGCCTGGCGCTGGGCGTGTGTGTTGTTGGGATTGATCGGCGTGGTGATTGTGGTGGCCGGTGATCGTGGGCTGGGCAGCCTTGATGCGCACGGGTTGCTGATCTTGCTGGCGGCGGTGTCGTGGAGTTTCTACTTCGCGTTGCAGAAGCATCATTCCGGGCGCTACGACGGTTTGACGCTGGTCTGCTACACGGTCTGGTCGGGCACCGCGCTGTTGCTGATTTATCTGCCGGGGTTGGCCGGCAAGGTCGTCAGTGCGCCGATGCCGGTGCAAATGGCAGTGATCGCATTGGGTGTGTTCCCCAGCGCCCTCGCCTACCTGGCCTGGGCGTTTGTGCTGGCCCACATCGATTTGAGTCGGGCAACCATGACGCTGTATCTGATTCCGCCGACGGCCATGGTCATTGCAGCGTTTGCCCTGGGTGAACAGCCGACGTTGATGGTCGGGGTCGGTGCGGTGGTGGTGCTGATCAGTGTGCTGGCGTTGAATCTGGAGCGGCGTCCCACCGTCATCGCGACCAGCCTGCCCGGCCATCGCTGA